Proteins encoded within one genomic window of Cyprinus carpio isolate SPL01 chromosome B22, ASM1834038v1, whole genome shotgun sequence:
- the LOC109092328 gene encoding uncharacterized protein LOC109092328 isoform X2, with amino-acid sequence MIHSASFFCLCLLLSTGVFGDTDEVKSVSVTEGDSVTLNTDVKVQRDDHLLWTFGAQESRIAEIYRQNINIDATNTIFEKRLQMDSFTGSLTIRNIRGTDSGLYKLQIISSRKTSYKRFSVSVYARLPVPVITRNSSNCSSTSPSSVSRCSLLCSAVNVSAVTLSWYKGNSLLSSISVSDLSISLSLPLELECLDDSYSCVVAYSFTNRTTHLNNTDLCQPCPEREEGSRLVSIVVIALLLLLLLLAVVGVKAQEEEILYADTTFCAYRVKSTDNVAADQTLYSTVKT; translated from the exons ATGATTCACAGCGCATCTTTCTTCTGTCTGTGTCTTTTGCTATCGACTG gtgtgtttggtgatacagatgaagtgaagtcagtaTCAGTGACTGAAGGAGATTCTGTCACACTAAACACTGATGTTAAAGTACAGAGAGATGATCACCTACTGTGGACGTTTGGAGCTCAAGAGAGTCGAATAGCAGAAATCTACAGACAGAACATTAATATAGATGCCACTAATACAATATTTGAGAAAAGACTCCAGATGGACTCTTtcactggatctctgaccatcagaaacatcagaggcacagactctggactttataaactacagatcatcagCAGCAGAAAAACTTCATACAAgagattcagtgtttctgtctatg ctcgtctgcctgttcctgtcatcaccaGAAACTCCTCAAACTGTTCATCTACATCACCATCATCAGTGTCcagatgttcactgctgtgttcagctgtgaatgtgagtgctgtgactctctcctggtacaaaggaaacagtttattgtccagcatcagtgtgtctgatctcagcatcagtctctctcttcctctggagCTTGAGTGTCTGGATGATTCTTACAGCTGTGTTGTGGCTTATTCATTCACCAACAGGACGACACATCTCAACAACACTGATCTCTGTCAGCCATGTCCAG AACGGGAAGAGGGTTCACGTCTTGTTTCAATAGTTGTTATAGCActgctcctgctgctgctgctgttagcTGTAGTTGGAG ttaagGCTCAAGAGGAAGAGATACTTTATGCTGACACAACATTCTGTGCATATCGAGTGAAGAGTACG GATAACGTTGCAGCAGATCAAACATTATATTCAACTGTTAAGACATGA
- the LOC109092328 gene encoding uncharacterized protein LOC109092328 isoform X4: MKRLRKMIHSASFFCLCLLLSTGVFGDTDEVKSVSVTEGDSVTLNTDVKVQRDDHLLWTFGAQESRIAEIYRQNINIDATNTIFEKRLQMDSFTGSLTIRNIRGTDSGLYKLQIISSRKTSYKRFSVSVYARLPVPVITRNSSNCSSTSPSSVSRCSLLCSAVNVSAVTLSWYKGNSLLSSISVSDLSISLSLPLELECLDDSYSCVVAYSFTNRTTHLNNTDLCQPCPEREEGSRLVSIVVIALLLLLLLLAVVGGLIYCYRKT, translated from the exons ATGAAGAGGTTAAGAAAAATGATTCACAGCGCATCTTTCTTCTGTCTGTGTCTTTTGCTATCGACTG gtgtgtttggtgatacagatgaagtgaagtcagtaTCAGTGACTGAAGGAGATTCTGTCACACTAAACACTGATGTTAAAGTACAGAGAGATGATCACCTACTGTGGACGTTTGGAGCTCAAGAGAGTCGAATAGCAGAAATCTACAGACAGAACATTAATATAGATGCCACTAATACAATATTTGAGAAAAGACTCCAGATGGACTCTTtcactggatctctgaccatcagaaacatcagaggcacagactctggactttataaactacagatcatcagCAGCAGAAAAACTTCATACAAgagattcagtgtttctgtctatg ctcgtctgcctgttcctgtcatcaccaGAAACTCCTCAAACTGTTCATCTACATCACCATCATCAGTGTCcagatgttcactgctgtgttcagctgtgaatgtgagtgctgtgactctctcctggtacaaaggaaacagtttattgtccagcatcagtgtgtctgatctcagcatcagtctctctcttcctctggagCTTGAGTGTCTGGATGATTCTTACAGCTGTGTTGTGGCTTATTCATTCACCAACAGGACGACACATCTCAACAACACTGATCTCTGTCAGCCATGTCCAG AACGGGAAGAGGGTTCACGTCTTGTTTCAATAGTTGTTATAGCActgctcctgctgctgctgctgttagcTGTAGTTGGAGGTTTGATCTACTGCTACAGAAAGACATGA
- the LOC109092328 gene encoding uncharacterized protein LOC109092328 isoform X1 gives MKRLRKMIHSASFFCLCLLLSTGVFGDTDEVKSVSVTEGDSVTLNTDVKVQRDDHLLWTFGAQESRIAEIYRQNINIDATNTIFEKRLQMDSFTGSLTIRNIRGTDSGLYKLQIISSRKTSYKRFSVSVYARLPVPVITRNSSNCSSTSPSSVSRCSLLCSAVNVSAVTLSWYKGNSLLSSISVSDLSISLSLPLELECLDDSYSCVVAYSFTNRTTHLNNTDLCQPCPEREEGSRLVSIVVIALLLLLLLLAVVGVKAQEEEILYADTTFCAYRVKSTDNVAADQTLYSTVKT, from the exons ATGAAGAGGTTAAGAAAAATGATTCACAGCGCATCTTTCTTCTGTCTGTGTCTTTTGCTATCGACTG gtgtgtttggtgatacagatgaagtgaagtcagtaTCAGTGACTGAAGGAGATTCTGTCACACTAAACACTGATGTTAAAGTACAGAGAGATGATCACCTACTGTGGACGTTTGGAGCTCAAGAGAGTCGAATAGCAGAAATCTACAGACAGAACATTAATATAGATGCCACTAATACAATATTTGAGAAAAGACTCCAGATGGACTCTTtcactggatctctgaccatcagaaacatcagaggcacagactctggactttataaactacagatcatcagCAGCAGAAAAACTTCATACAAgagattcagtgtttctgtctatg ctcgtctgcctgttcctgtcatcaccaGAAACTCCTCAAACTGTTCATCTACATCACCATCATCAGTGTCcagatgttcactgctgtgttcagctgtgaatgtgagtgctgtgactctctcctggtacaaaggaaacagtttattgtccagcatcagtgtgtctgatctcagcatcagtctctctcttcctctggagCTTGAGTGTCTGGATGATTCTTACAGCTGTGTTGTGGCTTATTCATTCACCAACAGGACGACACATCTCAACAACACTGATCTCTGTCAGCCATGTCCAG AACGGGAAGAGGGTTCACGTCTTGTTTCAATAGTTGTTATAGCActgctcctgctgctgctgctgttagcTGTAGTTGGAG ttaagGCTCAAGAGGAAGAGATACTTTATGCTGACACAACATTCTGTGCATATCGAGTGAAGAGTACG GATAACGTTGCAGCAGATCAAACATTATATTCAACTGTTAAGACATGA
- the LOC109092328 gene encoding uncharacterized protein LOC109092328 isoform X3, whose product MKRLRKMIHSASFFCLCLLLSTGVFGDTDEVKSVSVTEGDSVTLNTDVKVQRDDHLLWTFGAQESRIAEIYRQNINIDATNTIFEKRLQMDSFTGSLTIRNIRGTDSGLYKLQIISSRKTSYKRFSVSVYARLPVPVITRNSSNCSSTSPSSVSRCSLLCSAVNVSAVTLSWYKGNSLLSSISVSDLSISLSLPLELECLDDSYSCVVAYSFTNRTTHLNNTDLCQPCPVKAQEEEILYADTTFCAYRVKSTDNVAADQTLYSTVKT is encoded by the exons ATGAAGAGGTTAAGAAAAATGATTCACAGCGCATCTTTCTTCTGTCTGTGTCTTTTGCTATCGACTG gtgtgtttggtgatacagatgaagtgaagtcagtaTCAGTGACTGAAGGAGATTCTGTCACACTAAACACTGATGTTAAAGTACAGAGAGATGATCACCTACTGTGGACGTTTGGAGCTCAAGAGAGTCGAATAGCAGAAATCTACAGACAGAACATTAATATAGATGCCACTAATACAATATTTGAGAAAAGACTCCAGATGGACTCTTtcactggatctctgaccatcagaaacatcagaggcacagactctggactttataaactacagatcatcagCAGCAGAAAAACTTCATACAAgagattcagtgtttctgtctatg ctcgtctgcctgttcctgtcatcaccaGAAACTCCTCAAACTGTTCATCTACATCACCATCATCAGTGTCcagatgttcactgctgtgttcagctgtgaatgtgagtgctgtgactctctcctggtacaaaggaaacagtttattgtccagcatcagtgtgtctgatctcagcatcagtctctctcttcctctggagCTTGAGTGTCTGGATGATTCTTACAGCTGTGTTGTGGCTTATTCATTCACCAACAGGACGACACATCTCAACAACACTGATCTCTGTCAGCCATGTCCAG ttaagGCTCAAGAGGAAGAGATACTTTATGCTGACACAACATTCTGTGCATATCGAGTGAAGAGTACG GATAACGTTGCAGCAGATCAAACATTATATTCAACTGTTAAGACATGA